From Oxyura jamaicensis isolate SHBP4307 breed ruddy duck chromosome 19, BPBGC_Ojam_1.0, whole genome shotgun sequence, the proteins below share one genomic window:
- the TLCD1 gene encoding TLC domain-containing protein 1 → MGPGWRAPSAALVGGSVALFGGLRRAALALPRPAAVRSRPGRVWRWGNLLVSFAHSVLAGLWALFSLWQSPELLSDIQDGYSVSGHLLVCFSSGYFIHDSLDIIFNHQSRSSWEYLVHHAMAISAFVSLIITGRFLVAAMLLLLVEVSNIFLTARMLLKMSNVPSPALYQANKYVNLVMYFAFRLAPQAYLTWYFLRHVEVQGQGAFLTANLLLLDAMILMYFSRLLRSDFCPSLRKGRDVDGEKFLID, encoded by the exons ATGGGCCCCGGGTGGCGGGCGCCGTCGGCGGCGCTGGTGGGCGGCAGCGTGGCGCTGTTCGGGGGGCTGCGCAGGGCCGCCCTGGCGCTGCCCCGGCCCGCAGCCGTGCGGAGCCGCCCCGGCAGGGTTTGGCGTTGGGGGAACCTCCTCGTTTCCTTCGCGCACTCCGTGCTGGCCGGGCTCTGGGCCCTGTTTAG cctctGGCAGTCCCCGGAGCTGCTCTCCGACATCCAGGACGGCTACAGCGTCTCAGGGCACCTGCTCGTCTGCTTCTCCTCAG GCTACTTCATCCACGACAGCCTCGACATCATCTTCAACCACCAGTCCCGCTCGTCCTGGGAGTACCTGGTGCACCACGCCATG GCCATCTCTGCCTTCGTCTCGCTCATCATCACGGGCCGCTTCCTGGTGGCGgcgatgctgctgctgctggtggaggtgAGCAACATCTTCCTCACCGCCCGCATGCTGCTCAAGATGAGCAACGTGCCTTCGCCGGCGCTCTACCAGGCCAACAAGTACGTCAACCTGGTGATGTACTTCGCCTTCCGCCTGGCGCCCCAGGCCTACCTCACCTGGTACTTCCTACGCCACGTCGAGGTGCAGGGCCAGGGCGCCTTCCTGACGGCCAACCTCCTGCTGCTCGACGCCATGATCCTCATGTACTTCTCCCGCCTCCTCCGCTCCGACTTCTGCCCTTCCCTGCGCAAGGGGAGGGACGTGGACGGCGAGAAGTTCCTCATAGACTGA
- the NEK8 gene encoding serine/threonine-protein kinase Nek8 isoform X2, with the protein MEKYERIRVVGRGAFGIVHLCLRKADQKLVILKQIPVEQMSKDERLAAQNECQVLKLLSHPNVIEYYENFLEDKALMIAMEYAPGGTLAEFIHKRCNSLLDEDTILHFFVQILLALHHVHTKQILHRDLKTQNILLDKHRMIVKIGDFGISKILSSKSKAYTVVGTPCYISPELCEGKPYNQKSDIWALGCVLYELASLKRAFEAANLPALVLKIMSGTFAPISDRYSPDLRQLILSMLNLDPSKRPQLNEIMAQAICIRPLLNLYTDVGSVKMRRPEKPLAPVPAVTHGRTGGRVSSARPRGVRGGSARTGIPPPLSSIYTWGSGITTPLRLPMLNTEVVQVSAGRTQKAGVTKSGRLIMWEAPPMGAAGGPSLPGATEQLQPQFVSRFLEGQSGVTIKHVSCGDLFTACLTDRGIIMTFGSGSNGCLGHGNFTDVSQPPPPLLHNDPFERGGSQELPCGCCWQAPSLEPASNHTPACFALGLQLPGFTEKSYFSKEPVFKEDLCFFRLAPSAGAEGLLFPSSFFLACPRMWQQPMASSRARGLVPFVSVVSWLICASLRPELSCSPSPG; encoded by the exons ATGGAGAAATACGAACGGATCCgggtggtggggagaggggcCTTCGG CATCGTCCACCTGTGCCTGCGCAAGGCCGACCAGAAGCTGGTCATCCTGAAGCAGATCCCCGTGGAGCAGATGAGCAAGGACGAGCGGCTGGCGGCGCAGAACGAGTGCCAGGTCCTCAAGCTGCTCAGCCACCCCAACGTCATCGAGTACTACGAGAACTTCCTGGAGGACAAGGCCCTCATGATCGCCATGGAGTACGCCCCAG GGGGCACGCTGGCGGAGTTTATTCACAAGCGCTGCAACTCCTTGCTGGATGAGGACACCATCCTGCACTTCTTCGTGCAGATCCTCCTGGCTCTTCACCATGTGCACACCAAGCAGATCCTGCACCGCGACCTGAAGACGCAGAACATCCTCTTGGACAAGCACCGCATGATCGTCAAGATCGGAGACTTCGGCATCTCCAAAATCCTGAGCAGCAAGAGCAAAGCCTACACG GTTGTGGGAACTCCGTGCTACATCTCCCCAGAGCTCTGCGAAGGGAAGCCTTACAACCAGAAGAGTGATATCTGGGCTTTGGGTTGTGTGCTGTACGAACTCGCCAGCCTCAAGAGAGCGTTTGAAGCTGCG AATCTCCCTGCCTTAGTGTTGAAGATCATGAGCGGGACGTTTGCCCCGATATCGGATAGATACAGCCCCGACCTGCGCCAGCTCATCCTCAGCATGCTGAACCTGGACCCTTCCAAGCGGCCCCAGCTGAATGAGATCATGGCCCAGGCCATCTGCATTCGCCCCCTTCTCAACCTCTACACCGACGTGGGCAGCGTTAAAATGAGAAG GCCTGAAAAGCCCTTGGCTCCCGTGCCAGCAGTGACCCACGGCCGGACGGGGGGACGAGTGAGCAGTGCCAGGCCGAGGG GTGTTCGAGGTGGTTCAGCCAGGACGGGAATCCCTCCTCCCCTGTCGTCCATCTACACCTGGGGGAGCGGCATCACCACCCCGCTCCGCCTGCCCATGCTCAACACCGAGGTGGTGCAGGTGTCAGCCGGCAGGACGCAGAAGGCCGGGGTCACCAAATCGGGGCGGCTCATCATGTGGGAGG CCCCCCCgatgggtgctgcaggaggcccCTCTCTGCCAGGAGCCACcgagcagctgcagcctcagTTTGTGTCCCGTTTTCTGGAGGGCCAGTCAGGCGTGACCATCAAACACGTGTCCTGCGGCGATCTCTTCACAGCCTGTCTCACAG ACCGGGGGATAATCATGACTTTCGGCAGCGGCAGCAACGGCTGTTTGGGGCACGGCAACTTCACGGACGTCAGCCAG ccccccccccccctcctaCACAATGATCCCTTTGAGCGCGGGGGAAGTCAAGAGCTGCCTTGTGGTTGCTGTTGGCAGGCGCCCAGCTTGGAGCCTGCCTCCAATCACACACCTGCCTGCTTCGCTCTtggcctgcagctgccagggTTCACtgagaaaagttatttttcaaaagagcCAGTATTTAAAGAAGACCTCTGTTTTTTCCGATTGGCTCCGAGCGCCGGGGCTGAGGGGCTGTTGTTCCCTTCCAGCTTCTTCCTTGCCTGCCCTCGGATGTGGCAGCAGCCGATGGCTTCCAGCCGAGCCCGGGGACTGGTGCCATTTGTCTCTGTGGTCAGCTGGCTCATTTGTGCCTCGCTCCGTCCGGAGCTGAGCTGCTCG